The genomic DNA CAGCCCTTGGCTTATAGAAATTAATTGCAATGATTACAATGGATCCTGTTTAATAATGCCACTTTGCACAATTTCACAGCCCCTGGAGGTGGGCAATGCAATACCCTGAGATCATTTACTGTGGACTTTATTATCCCCTTAttgcacatgaggaaactgaggttcagagaggagaCGTGActcgcccaaagtcacacagcaagtaaatcCAGGACCTAACGACTATACCATCCTGCTTCTCACTCAGCAGAGAGTCTGGCAGCTGATTCCATTCTAATACATTCGTGTCCTCACACACACTGCGATTTCCTCCAGGGCAAAAACCTCGTtatcacttcctcagggaagcctctcctgatctccccagagAGTAGTCCAGGCCTCCTTATCCTACCCCACCAAAGGTCCCTGCATTTTTCCTTAAAAGCAGGATCACAATTCGTAATCACATGTGGATGTGATTATCTCGACCAGTGTGAAATCTCCAGGGAGGCCGGAAGTGAGGCAGACCCTGCTAGATGCTTACGCAACCAATATCCAGTCTCCTTTCCTTATAGAACTTGACCTTGTTTGGGGTAGCAGCAAATCCAGCTACATCACTATATGCCCCAGTCTCCCTTTCAGTCAAAGGTGGAAGAGGCTGGGTGCCTAATGGGAACTCAGTACAAGTCAAGGGCAGGGAGGTTCACCCAGTTCTGAGCGCGCAGCTGGTACTCAGGAAACGCGTGTGTCATCTAACCAGGCTGGAGAAGCAAAGACCCCCCCCACGGCCGCCTTtctcttggaaatatttttattggttcTGAGATAACAGGGCTGAGGCGAGGGGGGGCGGGCACAGAGCTAAGGGGGGCGGCGAGAGGCTCTGCCCCGGGGGGCAGACATGCTGTGTGGGGCGCCCCCAGTCAGCAGCGGCTGGGTCTATGGCACTTGGCGCCCGGCCTGACTTCCGCCGGCCTGGCGCGGTGGCCTCCTCGTCGGCGGGCGCCCCCCTTTCCAGTTGCAGGAGTCGTGAGTCTTTCACAGTGCGGAGGGGCGGGGGTCCGGGGTGGGCACCTCCCCGGGGTGCAGGCAGGCCCCATCCGCCAGTACGTCCCGGGCtctgggcggcggcggcggcggcggcggcggcgggatgAGGCGAGCTCCGGCTTCTCTTCTCCCCGCCCGTGGAGCTTGGCAGTCCTGGAGGGGCCCTGGCGGCCTCAGCGGGACATCATCCGGACAAACTCTGCGGTGGGGTGcacaggagggggtggggagaaagcagCAGTCAGGGCCCAGGACGCTGCCTCCAAACCTCCCTCGGATCGGTGGCCCCGTGTCTATTGCCGCGGCCCCTGACCGATGCTGGTCCCCAACGTCCACCcagcatcttcttttttttttttgccagcgccacacggcatgcgggatcttagttcccccaccagggatccaaccgcgccccctgcagtgggagcgcggAATCCTAACCGCTGGACGGCCGGAGAATTTCCCCCATCCAGCATCTTCCAATCCACCTTCTACACAGCAGCTAGCAGGAGTTTTCTATCTGCGTATCTGACCCCTCTTAAACCTCTCATGGTCCCCACTGGATAACGTGCTGGATGCTGACACGACCCCAGGGCCTCCCTGTTCTGACCCTAGCGGACATCTCCAGCCTCACCTGTCACCACTCACCTCCAACCACTAAGCTCTGACTCCACAGAGCTCCCTGTCAGCGCCTCAGGGGCAACCAACACACGCCCCTCCTGTTCACCTCTCAGCTTTCCTGCAGCCTATCCCTGCTCCCTTCTCTTTTAACTCGACTTCATTTTTTAgaccagttttaggttcacagcaaaattgagcaaaaAGTACAGATTTCCCATACGCTCCCTGCCTGCCATACACACGCACGGGCTCCTCCATCGTCAACATCCTGCAGCAAAGTAGGACGTTGGTTACAGTCAATAAAGCTACGCTGACACATTATCACCCCGAGTCCACGGTTACATTAAGATTCATCCTTGGTGTTGGacgttctgtgggtttggacaaatgtagaATGACATGTATCCCTATTGTactatcatacagaatagttttattgctctaaaaattctctgtgttcCCCgtcttcatccctccctctcctcacaacccctggcaaccactgatcttttcaccgTCTCcgcagttttgtcttttccagaatgtcatatcgTTGAAATCACAAACTATGTAGCCTCTTCAGACTGGCTGCTTTCACTTACTacgcatttaaggttcttccgtGTCTTTTTAtcacttgatagctcatttctttttaacgctgaataatattccattgtctggatataccatagttaatttatccattcacctactgaaggacgtcttggttgcttccacgttttggcaattatgagtaaagctactataaacaacAAATCTGTTTGCAGTTTTTTGTGCAGATATaagttttcaattcctttgggtaaatatctcttccttctttttcaccTGCTGGCTCCTACTTATCTCTTAAGCCTCTACTTACTTAtagcctcctccaggaagccttccctaatCCCCCCCTCCCAGCGTGGCAAAGGTGCCCCCACTGTGCCCCACAGCCTGCTGTACTTCCCCCAAACAGCATGGACCATACTGCTGGCTTCGGCTTTCCTCGCTGGTCTTGGGCTCCTCAAGGCAGGGATCAGGTCTTGGCACACACTAGGTGTACAACACACGCTGGTAGAATGAATGGGGGATGCTGGGCTTTCAGGGAAGAGCCGGCATCTGTGGGAGTCACTACCTGGACATGGGGTGACCTGAAATGTTCAGCTCTCGTGGTAGCAAAGCCTTCTCTCCATTGCCACACTCTCTTTGACCTTGAAGACCAGCTACTCCCCAGAAAAGGCCTCCCAGCCTTTGTGTTCTGGACATATTCACAGTCTTGCTCATGGTTATCTTGCCTTTCTGCTCAGAATGCACGTTCCTGGAGTGCAGAATCAatgttttgctgttttgttttttttttcccgtatCCCATGGTGCCTCGGACGGTATCATGTACAGTGTAATGTATGTAGTGGTTGAGATTCCAGGCCTGAGTTTAtgacccagctctgcctcttaccaGTTAGGAAGTTAtattacttctctgagcctcagtttcctcatctataacatgAGGTAATAATGTGCAGTCCCTAGAgtcattatgaaaattaaatgagataatatgtgtaaAGCTACTTACTACAGTGACTGGTATACAATAACTGTACAGTTATAGATGAtcactattataattattattagttattttaaaaacacttttactGAGCGTTCATTATGTGTCCGGTACTGAGTTCTGTGGGAATGACAGAGATAAAGAAAGCAGGGTTCCTCTTCTCCAAAAGTTCAGAGTCAAGCAGAGATATAACTAGCATTTAGGGGCCAGTGTGAAGAATGAGGGTGAGCCTGAAGTGCTGTGAAAGCCCAGAAAAGAGGAAGTTCTATCTGGGGAATGAGGAAAGCAGTGTTTGAGGGAGTGGCCCCACTGCTGGGTCTTGAATGATGAATAGAATTTAGGACCAGCGAAGAATAGGACAAAAGGCATCCTGACAAAAAGAACAATGTATTCAAATGACAGCTTGTGAGGTTCATGGACCACCTATGGCTTTAAGGTGGAGTGTGAGTGAAGGAATGGTAGGAGCTGTGGCCAGAGAGGTGAGCTGTGGAGAGATTTTAGGGGGCCTGAGTGTCAGGTTGAGGAATGTGGTATTCAGAAAATACCTACATGGATGGATGCAGGAGTAGGTggacagatagatggagagagatggaTGGGGGCAGATGGACacagggatggatggatggatgagtacATGGATAGAGATGGGAAAATGACTGTACAGACTGATGGACAGATCAGTGGAAGTATGGGTAGAAATATAGGCAAATGAGTAGagatatataaatgtatgaatgaatgttgaGAGGTAGAGATGCATGGATAGCTGGAGAGAGGTACATGGGtagatggatgcatggatgaatGCATGGGTGAATGTAGAGAAGAATGAATAGGtgcatggatggatagataaggCCGTAGATAAATGGTTCTATGGATAATTGTTTACACATGGGTGAGTGGGTAAATAGGCACCTGGACAGATAAAGAGATAGATGGATGAAAAGATGGAAAGATAGATATGGAAAGATGGACAGAttgttggatggatggacgggtgtAGGGATGGAAGCAGATTAGAGGGGTGGCAGGATGGAAGGGTAGGGGGATGGGAAGTTGGAGTGCACTGATGATTGCATCATGGATACACACGTGGAGGGCTCTGTGGATGCCCACTACTGCCCTGGTTTCTCTTCCACTCTCAAAACCACTTCCACCTACCTTCAAAGTCCACTCGTCCATCCCCATTGAGGTCCACATCTCGGATAATTTCCTCTATGTCTCGGTGTCCCACCTGATGACCCAGGAGTTTCCTCATGGCCTCTCGTAACTCACTGGTACTTATCTCCCCATCACCATTGGTGTCAAACTagagagggcaggaaggagggaggagtagCTACAACATGGAGACTGTTGGAAGCAGATCCCAAGGTTGAGCCCCTTCTCCAGCACCACTGTCCCGCCTTCCCCGGATCCCTTCTCTGTCCAAGCTCCTTCCCCTGGTCTGGGATCCAGAGCTCACATTTCCGTCCCAGGTTGGAATTCTAACAAActccctgcccctgcctgtcCACTGCCCATCACTCACCTCTCGGAAGGCATCTCGCAGTTCCTTTACTCCAATCATATCTGCCGTCTCCGCCAGGAGTTTAGGTCCCATTAGCTCCACAAAGTCATCAAAATCCACATGgccacccactggggacagaggaACAGGCTGGATCATCCATCTAACCACTGcccatctgggacttccctggcagtccagtggttaagactctgcacgtccactgcagggggcacgggttcgatccctggtcggggaactaagatcccgcatgccacgtggcgcagtcaataaataaataaatatatatttaaaagaataaaaatttaaccACTGCCCATCTCCAACTAGGCAACTGAGGGAACTGCCAACCCTCCTTGACCTGCCCAGCTCGAGGCCCAGGATATAAGCAAAGGCCAAATGAGGACAGAGAGGTGACCATGGACCGGGGATTGTCACAGAATGGCTCAGGGGAGTGGCTGGAGTTTGACTAAAGGAACAAGTCAGGAAGTTGACAGGGGTGGATACGGAGGGGAGAAAGAATTATTAGGTCACAGAGACAGGCAAAGAATTtcagagaaggagagacagagacacacatgcAGAAAAGcggagagagaagcagaagccGTGGGCACCTGGCCCACCTGCCCCCACCTTTCCCTCGTTGTGCAAATAGAATTCACCTTCCAAGCGGCCCTCAGCGGGGAGAAATACAGGGGACCTGCCCCCTGGGGTCTGCTCACAGCACTTTCAGCCAGTGACTGAGTTTGGGGGATAAATACCCAGCTGAGAGGTAAGGGCTGGGGACAACTCCGAGGTGGGCCTGCTACGCCAGCTTCCCGAGCTCCCTGCAGAACTAGACTCCATCACCCACAGTGGCAGCTGCTCCAGCGCCTCCTGCCTTGGCTCCTCGTCTCCGCCCTCTCATCTCCCTACCCCCTACCGATGCCGTCCTGCCGCTACGGAGTAAACTACCGCACTCAAACCCCTGTCTCCTGGTCTGCTCCTGggagaatgaaaatgaagacagagaaaaacataataatGGTATCCTCTGTTCAcctcttactgtgtgccaggtattgGGCTGTTTTAAGTacgtccaaaaaagaaaaacagactcacagatacagaaacaaactagtggtcaccagtggggagagggaagtgggaggaggggcGAGATAGGGGCAGGGGATTAAGGGATgccaactactatgtataaaataaataagccacaaggatatagtatacagcacagggaatagagccaatattttataataactttaaatagagtacaatatataaaaatttttgaatcactatgttgtacacctgagactaatataatattgtaaatcaagcatacttcaataaaaataaaaaagaaacttccagaataggcaaatctgcttagatagaaagtagattagtggttgcctagggctggggaggGACTTGGGGGTAATGGCAAAGCgacacagggtttcttttgggggccatgaaaatattctgaaattgattgtggtaatggttgcacaactttaaACATACTAGAAGCCACTGAAGTGCATGCTTTAAGTGAGCCAGTTGTATGGtctatgaattatatctcaataaagctgttaccaaaaataaaaataaaaaataaatgaataaatacaccatgaaaaaataataaagaaataaacataccCCCAATTGACTTCCTGTGCTCTATtccctctatcccacccctcattttacaggtgaggaaatcgaggcacagagagagtagtttgccccaggtcacagagctgggaagaggtGGGCCGagaacttgaacccaggcagaGGACAGCAAGGGCgaggctggggagggaaggaggtacCCGGTGGAGGGACTCACAGTTCATGTTGATCTGCTGAGACAGCTCAATAAGCTCCATCTCGGTAGGCATGTAGCCCATGGTGCGCATGCAGTTGCCCAGGTCCCGGCAGTTGATGTAGCCGTCCTTGTCTTTGTCAAACTCTCTGAAGGCCTCCCGGAGCTCTGGGGAAGCGAAGGAAGCAGGGGAGGGTTGGTTGTGgacggtggggtggggggtggggggatgaccTGCAGAGTCTCTGGGGCAGAGGCAGCCCGAGGGTCTGCTGACTCTTGCATTCCTCCAACGCCTGGCTCCACAGATGATGCCTGGCTCTGCACCAGGCCCCGTTTGCAGGAGGCCGAGATATCTCTGCCTCTCTTCCCACCCACCTTCCTCTCCTCATCTTTCTGGATGGCTGAGCAGCCCTCTCCCCTAAGGGGCCAGTTCTTACCTTCAATCTCCTCTGGCCGCAGTGATCTGTCCTGAAACAAAAGAACATGTCCTATTAGCAGCTGCAAGGGGCCCAGAAGTCGTACATGGCCCAGCTGACGGCCGTCCCAGTGGCAGCAG from Pseudorca crassidens isolate mPseCra1 chromosome 12, mPseCra1.hap1, whole genome shotgun sequence includes the following:
- the CABP1 gene encoding calcium-binding protein 1 isoform X3, translating into MGNCVKSPLRNLSRKMRQEETSYTVVQTSEEGLAASGELPGPLLMLAQNCAVMHNLLGPACIFLRKGFAENRQPDRSLRPEEIEELREAFREFDKDKDGYINCRDLGNCMRTMGYMPTEMELIELSQQINMNLGGHVDFDDFVELMGPKLLAETADMIGVKELRDAFREFDTNGDGEISTSELREAMRKLLGHQVGHRDIEEIIRDVDLNGDGRVDFEEFVRMMSR